The following are from one region of the Quercus robur chromosome 1, dhQueRobu3.1, whole genome shotgun sequence genome:
- the LOC126733071 gene encoding protein NRT1/ PTR FAMILY 2.6-like, whose translation MEGREAQICSSGSKRGGWITFPFIIGATAGFTLGGAGWISNLIVYLIQVFNVKSINAAQIYNISNGCTNLFPVIGAIVADSFFGTFSVAAVSACISLLGIVLLTLTSALDSLRPQPCDNGSSLCTPPSKLQYAILYTSLALACIGSGGTRFTIATMGANQFNKPKDQGIFFNWFFFTFYIGSVVSGTAIVYIQGNVSWKWGFGLCAIANFIGLAFLLLGNRFYFHDKPQGSPFTGIVRVIIATIQKWKLQHSSKIEDYYYGHDGITEIAATATPKKSFRFLNCAALKTDGDVGSDGLIAKPWKICTVQQVEDVKTLFRIFPLWSSSIFLGTPIGVQLSLTVIQALTMDRHLGPHFQIPAGSILVISLISSAIFLTIVDRLLSPMWKKLTHRSPTPLQQIGLGHVLNILSMATSALVESKRLKIARAHHLQGQPGAIVPMLALWLIPQLVLVGIGEAFHFPGQVALYYQEFPTSLKSTSTAMIALIIGIAFYMSTVLIDLVQRITGWLPNNINNGRLDNMYWLLVVGGVVNFGYFLVCACLYKYQNVEKGDESNSVTNN comes from the exons ATGGAAGGTAGAGAAGCCCAAATATGCAGCTCCGGTAGCAAACGTGGTGGTTGGATCACCTTCCCCTTCATCATTg GCGCGACGGCGGGATTCACACTTGGAGGCGCAGGATGGATATCAAACCTGATCGTATATCTGATTCAGGTGTTCAATGTGAAAAGCATAAACGCGGCTCAGATTTACAACATATCGAATGGTTGCACCAATTTGTTTCCGGTCATCGGAGCAATTGTTGCTGACTCTTTCTTTGGTACTTTCTCTGTTGCTGCAGTTTCTGCCTGTATCTCTTTGCTG GGTATAGTTCTCTTAACCTTGACTTCAGCACTTGATTCCTTGAGACCTCAGCCATGTGATAATGGATCAAGCTTATGCACACCACCCTCAAAACTCCAATATGCGATCCTATACACAAGTTTAGCCCTAGCATGTATTGGATCTGGAGGTACACGGTTTACCATAGCAACTATGGGAgcaaatcaatttaataaacCCAAGGATCaagggattttttttaactggtttttcttcactttctaTATTGGCTCTGTGGTAAGCGGCACAGCCATTGTCTACATTCAAGGTAACGTAAGTTGGAAATGGGGATTTGGCCTATGTGCGATTGCTAATTTCATTGGCTTGGCCTTTCTCTTATTGGGAAACCGTTTCTACTTTCATGATAAGCCACAAGGGAGCCCATTCACAGGTATAGTTCGTGTTATTATTGCCACTATTCAGAAATGGAAGCTGCAGCACTCATCCAAAATCGAGGATTACTACTACGGACATGATGGAATCACAGAAATAGCTGCAACTGCAACACCCAAAAAGAGCTTCAG GTTCCTTAATTGTGCCGCACTTAAAACAGATGGAGATGTTGGATCGGATGGTTTAATTGCAAAACCTTGGAAAATATGCACAGTACAACAAGTAGAAGATGTCAAAACCCTTTTTAGGATTTTCCCATTATGGTcatcaagtatatttttaggGACCCCAATAGGAGTCCAACTCAGCTTGACAGTAATCCAAGCTTTAACCATGGACCGACACCTTGGGCCTCATTTCCAAATTCCTGCTGGATCTATCCTAGTCATAAGCCTAATCTCCTCAGCCATTTTTCTTACAATCGTTGATCGATTGTTATCTCCAATGTGGAAAAAGCTGACTCATAGGTCTCCTACGCCCCTCCAACAGATAGGACTAGGTCATGTGCTAAACATTCTAAGTATGGCTACTTCAGCACTGGTGGAATCGAAGCGGCTCAAAATAGCCCGAGCCCACCATCTCCAAGGCCAGCCTGGGGCCATAGTGCCCATGTTGGCCTTGTGGCTAATTCCACAACTAGTTTTGGTtggcattggagaagcatttcATTTCCCAGGACAAGTTGCATTATATTATCAAGAATTTCCTACTTCACTTAAAAGTACATCAACTGCGATGATTGCTTTGATTATAGGGATTGCTTTTTATATGAGCACGGTTTTGATTGATCTTGTCCAAAGGATCACTGGATGGTTaccaaataatataaataatggGAGGCTAGATAATATGTATTGGTTGTTAGTTGTGGGGGGAGTGGTCAACTTTGGTTATTTCTTGGTGTGTGCTTGCTTATACAAGTATCAAAATGTTGAAAAGGGAGATGAGAGCAATTCTGTCACTAATAATTGA